In Entomomonas moraniae, one DNA window encodes the following:
- the epsC gene encoding serine O-acetyltransferase EpsC yields MVIKTHNTYCKATNSWGLQTIVDQLKEVRSEWRTNHGRTRNVGRELPSRTIMNEIIDTISRALFPMRLGPSDLREESEDFYVGHSLDAALNALQNQAYLELCYNAKYQGKHIDDISAEATRIVQEFAFALPTIRKLLDTDVIAAYHGDPAARSVDEVLLCYPGVLAIIHHRIAHYLYTSGLTLLARIISEIAHSTTGIDIHPGATIGESFFIDHGTGVVIGETCIIGNHVRIYQAVTLGAKRFTADESGHLQKGYPRHPIVEDDVVIYAGATILGRVTIGKGSIIGGNVWLTKSVPADSSVSQANIKNESCC; encoded by the coding sequence ATGGTTATAAAAACACATAACACCTATTGCAAAGCCACTAACTCTTGGGGCTTACAAACAATAGTTGATCAGCTAAAAGAGGTAAGATCAGAGTGGCGAACTAATCATGGCAGAACACGCAATGTCGGACGGGAGCTTCCCTCTCGCACAATCATGAATGAAATCATCGATACAATCAGTCGTGCGCTTTTCCCCATGCGTTTAGGCCCTTCAGACCTAAGAGAGGAAAGTGAAGATTTTTATGTGGGTCATTCATTAGATGCTGCTCTCAATGCCTTACAAAATCAAGCCTATCTTGAGCTTTGCTATAATGCTAAATATCAAGGCAAACATATTGATGATATTTCAGCAGAAGCAACACGAATCGTCCAAGAGTTTGCTTTTGCTTTGCCTACCATACGCAAATTACTGGATACTGATGTTATCGCCGCCTATCATGGTGACCCTGCAGCACGAAGTGTTGATGAAGTACTACTTTGTTATCCTGGGGTATTGGCTATTATTCACCACCGTATTGCTCATTACCTCTATACATCGGGATTAACGCTATTAGCACGTATTATCTCTGAAATTGCACACTCCACCACAGGTATTGATATACACCCAGGTGCTACGATTGGAGAAAGCTTCTTTATCGATCATGGTACAGGGGTAGTGATTGGTGAAACCTGTATTATTGGTAATCATGTCCGTATTTATCAGGCGGTGACATTAGGTGCAAAACGTTTTACTGCGGATGAGTCAGGACATCTACAAAAAGGTTATCCCCGTCACCCGATTGTTGAGGATGATGTGGTTATCTATGCAGGAGCAACAATATTAGGCAGAGTAACTATCGGCAAAGGATCTATCATTGGTGGTAATGTATGGCTGACTAAAAGTGTTCCTGCCGATAGTAGCGTTTCTCAAGCTAATATTAAGAATGAATCTTGTTGCTAA
- the rpoH gene encoding RNA polymerase sigma factor RpoH: MSKNLISAQLLTPGANLEAYVHSVNSLPLLTAEQEHELADRLYYEQDLDAARQLVLAHLRFVIHIARSYAGYGLPQADLIQEGNVGLMKAVKRFNPEVGVRLISFAVHWIKAEIHEFILKNWRIVKIATTKAQRKLFFNLRSKKKRLNWLNNEEVANVAQELGVDAKDIREMESRLTGADMAFDPASDDEDDTAIYSPAAYLEDNRYNPATQLEDADWSDSSTNNLHDALEMLDKRSKDILQQRWLSDNKATLHDLAEKYNVSAERIRQLEKNAMDKLKRNMLIEA, translated from the coding sequence ATGTCAAAAAACCTAATTTCTGCTCAATTATTAACACCGGGAGCTAATCTAGAGGCCTATGTGCACTCTGTTAATAGCCTACCGTTGTTAACAGCAGAACAGGAGCATGAACTGGCAGATCGGCTCTATTATGAACAAGATTTAGATGCTGCTCGTCAGTTGGTATTGGCTCATCTACGTTTTGTCATCCATATTGCTCGTAGTTATGCTGGTTATGGCTTACCACAAGCAGACCTTATTCAAGAAGGTAACGTCGGTTTAATGAAAGCCGTTAAACGTTTTAATCCGGAAGTAGGCGTACGCCTTATTTCTTTTGCTGTGCATTGGATTAAAGCAGAAATTCATGAGTTTATTCTCAAAAACTGGCGTATTGTTAAAATTGCGACAACAAAGGCACAACGTAAACTGTTCTTCAATTTACGTAGTAAGAAGAAGCGCTTAAATTGGCTAAATAACGAAGAAGTTGCGAATGTTGCACAAGAACTGGGTGTTGATGCCAAAGATATTCGCGAAATGGAAAGTCGTTTAACGGGTGCAGATATGGCGTTTGATCCTGCGTCAGATGATGAAGATGATACAGCGATCTATTCACCTGCAGCCTATTTAGAGGATAATCGCTATAATCCTGCGACTCAACTAGAAGATGCTGACTGGTCTGATAGTTCTACAAATAATCTACACGATGCACTTGAAATGTTAGATAAACGTAGTAAAGATATATTACAACAACGTTGGTTATCAGATAATAAAGCAACATTGCATGATTTAGCAGAAAAATACAATGTTTCTGCTGAGCGTATTCGCCAGCTAGAAAAGAATGCAATGGATAAATTAAAACGAAATATGTTAATAGAAGCATAA
- the ftsX gene encoding permease-like cell division protein FtsX: MNEVKQKRDNEKRLTDDPSFSQLFHAWIESHQASFMDSFLRLIKHPIGSFFTCLVIAVALSLPMGLSIILKNVNALAGSWQQAAQISLFLHLDVDDEQAIKLQEELKQNPAIESTKLITQEQAVKEFQEQTGLGEALQALPNNPLPAVLVVTPKKLDQTTIVSLEKELQALPSVDRAELDMQWVERLMAILKLGEKFVFGITVLLIAALLLVIGNTIRLAIENRRAEIEVIKLVGGTDGYIRRPFIYMGALYGLMSGLLAWALLAFGLNWINAYVIKLAGLYASDFKLSSVSLEDAFSLIIGAILLGWIGAWLAVAKHLRELAPR; encoded by the coding sequence ATGAATGAAGTAAAACAAAAACGTGATAACGAAAAAAGGCTCACTGACGATCCTTCTTTTTCACAACTTTTTCATGCTTGGATAGAAAGCCACCAAGCAAGTTTTATGGACAGTTTTCTTCGACTTATAAAACACCCTATCGGAAGCTTTTTTACCTGTCTAGTTATTGCTGTTGCACTTAGCTTACCAATGGGACTATCCATCATCTTAAAAAACGTTAATGCTTTGGCGGGCTCATGGCAACAAGCGGCACAGATTTCTTTATTTTTACATTTAGATGTAGATGATGAGCAAGCCATAAAATTACAAGAAGAGCTTAAACAAAATCCTGCAATTGAATCAACAAAACTGATCACCCAAGAGCAAGCCGTTAAAGAGTTCCAAGAGCAAACAGGCTTAGGTGAAGCACTACAAGCACTCCCTAACAACCCACTGCCTGCTGTTCTTGTTGTCACGCCTAAAAAGCTTGATCAAACCACAATTGTATCACTTGAAAAAGAGCTACAAGCACTACCCTCTGTAGATAGAGCAGAGCTGGACATGCAATGGGTTGAGCGCTTAATGGCTATCCTAAAACTGGGTGAAAAATTTGTTTTTGGTATTACTGTGTTGTTAATTGCAGCCTTACTCTTAGTCATTGGTAACACTATCCGCCTAGCGATTGAAAACCGTCGAGCGGAAATAGAGGTGATCAAACTGGTAGGTGGTACAGATGGCTATATACGTCGCCCTTTTATTTATATGGGAGCACTCTATGGGCTTATGTCTGGGCTTCTAGCATGGGCATTATTAGCATTTGGTTTGAATTGGATTAATGCCTATGTTATAAAATTGGCCGGTTTATATGCCAGTGACTTTAAATTATCCAGTGTATCGCTTGAAGATGCTTTCTCATTAATCATTGGAGCCATTTTATTAGGTTGGATTGGCGCATGGCTTGCTGTAGCGAAACATCTTAGGGAGTTAGCACCAAGATAA
- the ftsE gene encoding cell division ATP-binding protein FtsE, with protein MIRFDHVAKRYPNGHVGLHELSFHVKRGEFLFVTGHSGAGKSTLLRLLLAMERPTDGKIILAGQDLSRISTAHIPFLRRQIGVVFQNHQLLFDRNVFANVALPLQILGMSKDDIYKRVITALDRVGLKEKADQFPNDISTGQQQRVGIARAIVHQPLLLLADEPTGNLDPRLASEIMGIFQDINSLGTTVLIASHDLALIARMRHRLLTLQRGRLIGDGEAA; from the coding sequence ATGATACGCTTTGATCATGTAGCAAAACGCTATCCTAATGGCCATGTTGGCTTACATGAACTCTCATTTCATGTAAAACGTGGTGAGTTTCTTTTTGTAACAGGCCACTCAGGAGCCGGTAAAAGTACACTTTTACGATTACTACTAGCTATGGAGCGCCCAACTGATGGCAAGATCATTTTAGCAGGACAAGATTTATCCCGTATTTCCACTGCCCATATACCTTTCTTAAGGCGCCAGATAGGAGTTGTTTTTCAGAACCATCAATTACTTTTTGATCGTAATGTTTTTGCTAATGTTGCACTCCCCTTACAAATTCTTGGGATGAGTAAAGACGATATTTACAAGCGTGTAATCACAGCGCTTGACCGCGTCGGCCTCAAAGAAAAAGCAGACCAGTTCCCCAATGATATATCAACGGGGCAACAACAACGTGTTGGCATTGCCAGAGCGATTGTTCACCAACCTTTGCTATTACTTGCAGATGAACCAACGGGGAATCTAGACCCTCGTCTAGCCTCTGAAATCATGGGAATTTTCCAAGACATTAACAGCTTAGGAACAACGGTTCTTATTGCTAGCCACGACTTAGCACTGATTGCCCGTATGCGTCATCGGTTATTAACCTTACAACGTGGCCGCTTAATTGGTGATGGAGAAGCCGCTTAA
- the ftsY gene encoding signal recognition particle-docking protein FtsY, with protein sequence MSNSTDNQNPPSDDKEKKGLFSWFRRKPKTDKSEEPTENLVPEETSIETPESIDSEDDTSLPVEESKTDNISESLTKAEIHITSPTEPIVAQEEKTPEISEPEPEPEPEPEPEPEPEPEPENIKAVAVEIKADEQQVEKIKSSPIETLEINKPLTNETETETETETETETETETETETEKNEATTSEKKGFFARLKQGLAKTSASFGEGIASIFLGKKEINDELLEEIETLLLTSDVGFDATNAIIESLTKKIQRKQLADSGALYQALKQELVDMLKPVEQLLAINNEHKPFVILVVGVNGAGKTTTIGKLTKKLQLEGKKVMLAAGDTFRAAAVEQLQVWGDRNGIPVVAQHTGADSASVIFDAVQSAKSKGIDVLIADTAGRLHNKENLMEELKKVRRVITKIDESAPHETLLVLDAGTGQNALSQAKLFNQAVPLSGIALTKLDGTAKGGVIFALANQMQLPIRYIGVGEGIDDLRPFEAESFVQAIFKD encoded by the coding sequence ATGTCAAACTCTACAGATAATCAGAATCCCCCCTCAGACGATAAAGAAAAGAAAGGTCTCTTTAGCTGGTTTCGTCGTAAACCTAAAACAGATAAATCTGAAGAGCCTACTGAAAATCTGGTACCCGAAGAAACATCGATAGAAACACCAGAAAGCATTGATTCAGAAGATGACACGTCACTACCTGTTGAAGAGTCTAAAACAGACAATATATCTGAATCGTTGACCAAAGCAGAAATACACATTACTTCTCCAACAGAACCTATTGTTGCACAAGAAGAAAAAACACCAGAGATATCTGAACCAGAACCAGAACCAGAACCAGAACCAGAACCAGAACCAGAACCAGAACCAGAACCAGAAAATATTAAAGCTGTAGCAGTTGAAATCAAAGCGGATGAGCAACAAGTAGAAAAAATAAAATCATCCCCCATAGAAACATTGGAAATAAATAAACCATTAACGAACGAAACAGAAACAGAAACAGAAACAGAAACAGAAACAGAAACAGAAACAGAAACAGAAACAGAAACAGAAAAGAATGAGGCAACAACATCTGAAAAGAAAGGTTTTTTTGCAAGACTTAAACAAGGGTTAGCAAAGACTAGTGCTTCTTTTGGGGAAGGTATCGCCAGCATTTTCTTAGGCAAAAAAGAAATCAATGATGAGCTTTTAGAAGAAATAGAAACATTATTACTGACATCTGATGTTGGTTTTGATGCCACCAATGCCATTATTGAAAGCTTAACTAAAAAAATTCAACGCAAACAACTTGCAGATAGTGGGGCGCTTTATCAAGCACTCAAACAAGAACTCGTTGATATGTTAAAGCCTGTTGAACAACTATTAGCTATTAATAATGAGCACAAACCCTTTGTTATATTAGTTGTTGGTGTTAACGGTGCAGGAAAAACAACGACCATTGGCAAACTCACTAAAAAACTACAGCTTGAAGGGAAAAAAGTAATGCTAGCGGCGGGCGATACTTTCCGTGCGGCAGCCGTAGAACAACTGCAAGTCTGGGGAGATAGAAATGGTATCCCTGTGGTTGCTCAGCATACAGGCGCAGATTCTGCTTCCGTTATATTTGATGCAGTACAATCAGCTAAATCAAAAGGTATTGATGTTTTAATTGCAGATACAGCAGGTAGACTTCATAATAAAGAAAACCTTATGGAAGAACTGAAAAAAGTTCGTCGCGTTATAACCAAAATTGACGAATCAGCTCCCCATGAAACTTTATTAGTACTGGATGCAGGAACTGGCCAAAATGCATTAAGCCAAGCTAAACTTTTTAATCAAGCAGTGCCTTTATCGGGTATTGCTTTAACAAAATTAGATGGAACAGCAAAAGGTGGTGTTATTTTTGCTTTAGCAAACCAGATGCAGCTTCCTATTCGTTATATTGGTGTTGGTGAGGGAATAGATGATTTACGCCCCTTTGAGGCTGAATCATTTGTACAAGCTATTTTCAAGGACTAA
- a CDS encoding M16 family metallopeptidase: MSLSITVLSLNAFAAPSQSTHEFTLDNGLKVVVREDHRAPVIVSQLWYKVGSSFEAPSSTGLSHALEHMMFKGSSKAEAGEASQILSNLGVQENAFTSDDVTVYYQVLAKDRLPVALELEADRMATLKIPADEFAKEIEVIKEERRLRTDDNPNALAYERFRSLAYPASGYHNPPIGWRADLDRMSVEDLRAWYHRWYAPNNAVLVLVGDITLDEAKKQANQWFGHIPRQPDIIGKKPLELANPGDRKLNIHVKAQLPTLLMGFNVPSLSTAENKRDAYTLELIAALLDGGDSARLTTELELKQELVTGAGAGYSAVTRGDTLFIFNALPNTQKGKSIADVEKGIWQLLDQLKTTKPTKEELDRVKAQLVASLVYSRDSISSQAMMIGTLEAVDLPWQLYDKELEEIEAVTPEDIQRVAKKYFTRDRLTTAYVLPEKENNND; this comes from the coding sequence ATGTCCTTGAGCATTACTGTTCTTTCGCTTAATGCTTTTGCAGCACCCTCTCAATCAACCCATGAATTTACTTTAGATAACGGCCTCAAAGTGGTTGTGCGAGAAGATCATCGTGCCCCTGTTATTGTTTCACAACTATGGTATAAGGTTGGCTCAAGTTTTGAGGCGCCAAGTTCTACTGGGCTCTCACATGCCTTAGAACATATGATGTTTAAAGGCAGTAGTAAAGCTGAAGCAGGTGAGGCTTCTCAAATACTTAGTAACTTAGGTGTTCAAGAAAATGCTTTTACGTCAGATGATGTAACGGTTTACTATCAAGTTCTAGCCAAAGATAGGCTCCCCGTTGCATTAGAGTTGGAAGCTGACAGGATGGCGACATTAAAAATACCTGCCGATGAGTTTGCCAAAGAAATCGAAGTGATTAAAGAAGAGCGTAGATTACGCACGGATGACAATCCTAATGCATTGGCTTATGAACGTTTTAGAAGTTTGGCTTATCCTGCCAGTGGTTATCACAATCCGCCGATTGGTTGGCGTGCTGACCTAGATCGTATGAGTGTTGAAGATTTAAGGGCTTGGTATCACCGCTGGTACGCACCTAACAATGCTGTACTTGTCTTGGTAGGTGATATTACTCTTGATGAGGCTAAAAAACAGGCTAATCAGTGGTTTGGTCATATTCCAAGGCAACCCGATATTATAGGTAAAAAGCCGTTAGAACTTGCTAATCCTGGGGATAGAAAACTGAATATTCATGTGAAAGCTCAGCTTCCTACTCTGTTAATGGGCTTTAATGTGCCTAGCCTTTCAACGGCAGAAAATAAGCGTGATGCTTATACATTAGAGTTGATTGCTGCGTTATTAGATGGCGGTGATAGTGCACGCTTAACCACCGAATTAGAGTTAAAGCAAGAATTAGTGACAGGAGCAGGCGCCGGCTATTCGGCGGTTACGCGCGGTGATACGTTATTTATTTTTAACGCTTTACCTAATACACAAAAAGGTAAAAGTATTGCTGATGTGGAGAAGGGAATATGGCAATTGTTAGATCAGTTAAAAACCACTAAACCAACGAAGGAAGAACTAGATAGAGTGAAAGCACAATTGGTTGCTTCATTAGTTTATTCACGAGATTCTATTTCTAGTCAAGCAATGATGATAGGAACATTAGAGGCTGTTGATCTTCCTTGGCAGTTATATGATAAAGAGCTGGAAGAGATAGAAGCTGTAACGCCTGAGGATATTCAGCGCGTAGCTAAAAAATATTTTACTCGCGATCGCTTAACAACGGCGTATGTTTTACCAGAAAAGGAGAATAATAATGACTAA
- a CDS encoding M16 family metallopeptidase, producing MTNWKKKAWVLPLAMACSLPFISNSYAESEVGAKVQSLSHLSQSAPTVRHLNIEEWRTSAGSKVLFVEAHDLPMFDIQLTFAAGSSRDGNKPGVALLTNAMLNEGVKGKDVTEIAKTFEGVGADFGNGSYRDMAIVSLRSLTEAKKSQVALNLLTDVISAPTFPKSSFDRLKDQLLTGFEIDKKTPNKIMTKAFYDKLYGDHPYAHNIAGNPESVKEMTIKDLESFYKKTYTAKNLVIAIVGDLSKKQAKEIAEKISNSLPKGEVLPVIASPIPAKAGKYHTEFTSQQMHISMGELGVTRNDPDYVALSVGNQILGGGNLTSRLMKEVRERRGLTYGIYSGFSTMQVAGPFSIGLQTRAEMTEGSIGLIKEVVRDYLAKGPTQQELDDTKREIAGNFPLVNASNSSIVGQLGSIGFYNLPLDYLEDYMSKVQALTVEQVKTAMNKHINVDDFIIVTVGPTVKQQALPTPTEGDKKVMGAPN from the coding sequence ATGACTAATTGGAAAAAGAAAGCATGGGTACTTCCGTTGGCAATGGCTTGTTCTCTCCCTTTTATCAGTAATAGCTATGCAGAATCAGAGGTTGGCGCTAAAGTCCAATCGTTATCTCACTTAAGTCAGTCGGCTCCAACGGTGCGTCATCTCAATATTGAAGAGTGGCGTACAAGCGCAGGTAGTAAGGTATTATTTGTTGAAGCTCATGACTTGCCTATGTTTGATATTCAGCTGACATTTGCCGCTGGCAGCAGTCGTGATGGTAATAAGCCGGGTGTTGCTTTATTAACCAATGCGATGCTTAATGAGGGTGTTAAAGGTAAGGATGTCACTGAGATAGCTAAAACCTTTGAAGGGGTAGGCGCTGACTTTGGTAATGGCTCTTATCGTGATATGGCTATTGTTTCGTTGCGTAGTTTGACAGAGGCTAAGAAGAGCCAAGTGGCGTTGAATCTATTAACAGACGTTATTAGTGCGCCTACTTTTCCAAAAAGTTCTTTTGATCGGCTTAAAGATCAATTGTTAACAGGGTTTGAAATTGACAAAAAAACACCTAATAAAATAATGACAAAAGCCTTTTATGACAAACTCTATGGTGATCACCCTTATGCTCATAACATTGCAGGTAACCCTGAAAGTGTTAAAGAGATGACGATTAAAGATTTAGAGAGTTTTTATAAAAAGACTTATACAGCAAAAAACCTCGTTATTGCTATTGTAGGTGATTTATCAAAAAAACAAGCTAAAGAAATAGCAGAGAAAATTTCTAATTCCTTACCTAAAGGTGAAGTGTTACCAGTAATTGCCAGCCCAATACCTGCTAAAGCAGGTAAATATCATACAGAGTTTACTTCACAGCAAATGCACATTAGCATGGGTGAGCTAGGGGTTACCCGTAATGACCCTGACTATGTTGCGTTGTCTGTTGGTAACCAAATTTTGGGTGGGGGGAATTTAACCTCTCGCCTTATGAAAGAGGTGAGGGAACGTAGAGGCTTGACTTATGGTATTTATTCAGGTTTTTCTACTATGCAAGTAGCGGGCCCTTTCTCAATCGGTCTACAAACACGTGCTGAAATGACCGAGGGGAGTATTGGACTCATTAAAGAGGTTGTGCGTGATTACTTAGCCAAAGGCCCGACACAACAAGAGCTAGACGATACAAAGCGTGAAATAGCAGGGAATTTTCCACTTGTTAATGCGAGCAATAGCAGTATAGTTGGGCAGTTAGGATCAATAGGATTTTATAATTTGCCCTTAGATTACTTAGAAGATTATATGAGTAAAGTGCAGGCATTGACTGTAGAGCAAGTTAAGACAGCCATGAATAAACACATAAATGTGGATGATTTTATTATTGTAACTGTTGGGCCTACTGTTAAACAGCAAGCATTGCCAACTCCAACAGAAGGTGACAAAAAAGTGATGGGAGCACCAAATTAA
- the rsmD gene encoding 16S rRNA (guanine(966)-N(2))-methyltransferase RsmD, giving the protein MVTKQGQLRIIGGEWRSRKLTILDAEGLRPTPDRVRETLFNWLAPYIEGASVLDLFAGSGALSLEALSRGASHATLLDVNVSVINHLKKQIQLLNCQKATLLNQSALLFLDQPVARTFDLVFLDPPFGKAMLEPCCKLLVNNKWLTDDAWVYTESELSPSQLVMPRDWTAYREKKAGQVYYTLWRTR; this is encoded by the coding sequence GTGGTAACAAAGCAAGGTCAGTTAAGAATTATTGGTGGTGAATGGCGTAGCCGTAAGTTAACAATTCTTGATGCAGAAGGTCTACGCCCCACACCTGATCGTGTAAGAGAGACATTATTTAATTGGCTTGCTCCTTATATTGAGGGAGCAAGCGTTTTAGATTTGTTTGCTGGTAGTGGCGCGCTTTCACTTGAGGCATTATCACGTGGTGCTAGCCATGCTACCTTGTTAGATGTAAACGTTTCGGTTATAAACCACTTAAAAAAACAAATACAGTTATTAAATTGCCAAAAAGCGACGTTATTAAATCAAAGTGCTTTGTTGTTTTTAGATCAACCTGTAGCACGAACATTTGATTTGGTTTTTTTAGATCCTCCGTTTGGTAAAGCAATGCTTGAACCATGTTGTAAGTTATTGGTAAACAATAAATGGTTAACGGATGATGCTTGGGTTTACACAGAGTCTGAATTATCACCTAGTCAACTTGTTATGCCGCGTGATTGGACCGCCTATCGTGAAAAGAAAGCGGGACAAGTTTATTATACGCTGTGGCGTACTCGTTAG
- a CDS encoding haloacid dehalogenase-like hydrolase translates to MPKMNKLIIALTTITSLLATNVVLAESVQQKIPSNQATTQQNTQKIAQGNWDSFNRDQINKMIALYGNTSPNYDAQNPPYAVFDWDNTSVFLDIQEALMIYQIEHLAFKMTPKTLNEVIRKNIPKDNFTKAMNNKEGKPVNIDLIAQDIVNNYQWIYDNYDQMNGKLSLEKIKDTPQYKEFSTKLRYLYGAIGESFDVSIAYPWVTYLFTGLTEQDIAKLTDETVKWQLTQPITKVTWESPEITSKAGQVSTAWNNGLRLSPEMQDLYTKLRSAGIDVWVCSASFIDVIKEVSSNPAFGYNNPKDHVIAMELERDKDGKLLPEYRKGYTQTQGPGKTVEIKRLIAPKYQNKGPILVAGDSEGDQNMFQDFADTKVVIIINRLKGPNNIIGKLSKEAVETYKKPQAKYLLQGRDDNKGVYLPSQKSIKLGSTTEKALP, encoded by the coding sequence ATGCCCAAAATGAATAAACTAATTATTGCATTAACTACTATAACAAGTTTACTAGCCACCAATGTTGTATTAGCAGAGTCCGTACAACAAAAAATACCTAGCAACCAAGCAACAACCCAGCAAAACACACAGAAAATAGCTCAAGGTAACTGGGATAGTTTTAACCGTGACCAAATCAATAAAATGATTGCGCTTTATGGCAATACTAGTCCTAATTATGATGCACAAAATCCACCATATGCTGTCTTTGACTGGGATAACACATCCGTCTTTCTAGACATTCAAGAAGCGCTAATGATCTACCAGATAGAACATCTAGCCTTCAAAATGACACCCAAAACCTTAAATGAAGTCATTCGAAAAAATATCCCTAAAGATAATTTTACGAAAGCGATGAATAACAAAGAAGGAAAGCCTGTTAATATTGACTTAATCGCCCAAGATATCGTTAATAACTATCAATGGATCTATGATAATTATGATCAAATGAATGGAAAACTTTCTTTAGAAAAAATTAAAGATACCCCACAATACAAAGAGTTTTCAACTAAGCTCCGCTATTTATACGGTGCCATAGGTGAGTCATTTGATGTATCTATCGCTTATCCATGGGTCACTTACTTATTTACAGGTCTCACAGAACAAGACATTGCCAAGCTAACAGATGAAACCGTTAAATGGCAACTTACACAACCGATTACAAAAGTAACATGGGAAAGTCCAGAAATTACTAGCAAAGCAGGACAAGTATCCACTGCTTGGAATAATGGTTTACGCCTTTCACCTGAGATGCAAGATCTTTATACCAAACTACGCAGTGCTGGTATTGACGTATGGGTATGCTCTGCCTCATTTATCGACGTGATTAAAGAGGTTTCATCTAACCCCGCATTTGGTTACAACAATCCCAAAGATCACGTTATTGCAATGGAATTAGAGCGCGATAAAGACGGCAAACTTCTACCAGAATACCGTAAAGGCTACACACAAACACAAGGCCCTGGTAAAACAGTAGAAATTAAGCGTTTAATTGCACCTAAATACCAAAACAAAGGCCCTATCCTTGTTGCAGGTGACAGTGAGGGCGACCAAAATATGTTCCAAGACTTTGCCGATACGAAAGTAGTTATTATTATCAATCGGTTAAAAGGACCAAACAATATTATTGGAAAACTCTCAAAAGAAGCAGTTGAAACCTACAAAAAGCCACAGGCGAAATACTTGCTACAAGGGCGTGATGACAACAAAGGGGTATATCTACCCTCACAAAAATCCATTAAGCTAGGATCAACAACAGAAAAAGCATTGCCTTAA
- the bfr gene encoding bacterioferritin, whose amino-acid sequence MKGNKIVIQHLNKVLANQLVAINQFFLHSRMYNDWGLESLGDNAYHHSIKEMKQADKVIERILFLEGLPNLQDLGKLSIGENTEEMIDCDLKQKQKSTSDLRDAVICCEETNDYVSRDLLKHILCEEEEHIDWLEAQVGLIKKMTIKNYLQNSVKKED is encoded by the coding sequence ATGAAAGGTAATAAAATAGTAATTCAACACCTCAATAAAGTGTTAGCTAATCAATTAGTGGCTATCAATCAGTTTTTTTTACATTCACGCATGTATAACGACTGGGGGCTAGAAAGTTTAGGCGATAATGCTTACCACCACTCGATTAAAGAAATGAAACAAGCTGATAAAGTAATTGAGCGTATTCTTTTTCTTGAAGGTTTACCTAACTTACAAGACTTAGGTAAATTATCGATTGGTGAAAATACAGAAGAAATGATTGATTGCGATCTAAAGCAAAAGCAAAAATCAACCAGTGACCTACGTGATGCTGTCATCTGCTGTGAAGAAACAAACGACTATGTGAGCCGCGACTTACTAAAACATATTCTATGCGAAGAAGAAGAACACATTGACTGGCTAGAAGCACAAGTTGGTTTAATTAAGAAAATGACTATCAAAAACTACCTACAAAATAGTGTAAAAAAAGAAGATTAA
- a CDS encoding bacterioferritin-associated ferredoxin, whose translation MYVCLCQGITDKDIRDAINSGCSSYKEVRAALNIASQCGKCGCLAKQITKESMVEAQLSSSAVVHFNPNEINNY comes from the coding sequence ATGTATGTTTGTCTATGTCAAGGTATTACTGATAAAGATATTCGTGATGCTATCAACAGCGGATGTAGCTCATATAAAGAAGTGAGAGCTGCACTAAACATCGCGAGCCAATGTGGTAAATGTGGTTGTTTAGCTAAACAAATCACTAAAGAATCTATGGTTGAAGCGCAACTTAGTAGCTCTGCAGTTGTTCATTTTAATCCTAATGAAATAAATAATTATTAA